From Chaetodon trifascialis isolate fChaTrf1 chromosome 1, fChaTrf1.hap1, whole genome shotgun sequence, one genomic window encodes:
- the rxfp3.3a2 gene encoding relaxin-3 receptor 1, with protein MDEIFNHSGALNRSSSGDLKFSVEDIDISADGALVLRILISVVYSVVCAVGLVGNLLVFFLMRLRQGRKKSTLNFFIINLAVTDFQFVLTLPFWAVDTALDFSWPFGDAMCKIVLSVTVMNMYASVFFLTAMSVTRYLSVASALKKKAYRRSCYVKCVCAVLWVVATVATAPTAVFSTVTVVAGEKLCLLKFPEGHDWLALYHIQKILIAFIIPMLIVSGNYLMLLRFLRRRSMDSSIPKRRSRVTKSVAIVVLSFFCCWMPNHAITFWGVLVKLNAVNWDKSYYMVHTYVFPVTVCLAHANSCLNPVLYCLMRPEIRKMLSALFWKVSTPSSKKDCPTRSFTHGETQGVVPLRSLDNGEYTLSIIDRKASSNSKMIPYTGGHYEK; from the coding sequence ATGGATGAAATATTTAACCACAGCGGGGCACTGAATCGAAGTTCCTCGGGCGATTTGAAATTCAGTGTCGAAGACATCGACATCAGCGCGGACGGCGCCCTGGTCCTGAGGATACTCATCTCCGTGGTGTACTCTGTAGTTTGCGCAGTGGGTTTGGTGGGAAACCTGCTCGTCTTTTTCCTCATGAGGTTAAGACAAGGTCGAAAGAAGTCCACGCTCAATTTTTTCATCATCAACTTGGCAGTGACGGATTTCCAGTTCGTGCTCACTCTGCCCTTCTGGGCCGTGGACACCGCGCTGGACTTCAGCTGGCCGTTTGGAGACGCCATGTGCAAAATCGTCCTCTCGGTCACCGTGATGAACATGTACGCCAGCGTGTTTTTCCTCACCGCCATGAGTGTGACCCGCTACCTGTCTGTGGCCTCGGCCCTGAAGAAAAAAGCTTACAGGAGGTCGTGTTatgtcaagtgtgtgtgcgcggtgCTGTGGGTGGTGGCGACTGTGGCCACCGCTCCGACAGCTGTCTTCTCCACCGTGACTGTGGTGGCGGGAGAAAAACTCTGCCTCCTCAAGTTTCCTGAAGGGCACGACTGGCTCGCTCTCTACCACATCCAGAAAATCCTGATAGCCTTCATCATCCCAATGCTCATAGTCTCCGGTAACTATCTGATGCTGCTGCGCTTCTTAAGACGGAGGAGCATGGACAGCAGCATCCCCAAACGGAGATCTAGAGTCACCAAATCTGTCGCTATAGTGGTCTTgtctttcttctgctgctggatgCCAAATCACGCCATCACCTTCTGGGGCGTCTTGGTCAAACTTAACGCCGTCAACTGGGATAAATCATATTACATGGTGCACACGTACGTGTTCCCGGTCACTGTGTGCTTGGCGCACGCAAACAGCTGCTTGAACCCGGTGCTTTACTGCCTGATGAGGCCAGAGATCAGGAAGATGCTCAGCGCTTTGTTTTGGAAAGTCTCCACTCCATCCTCCAAGAAGGACTGCCCGACGCGCTCCTTTACGCATGGAGAAACCCAGGGAGTCGTGCCTCTCCGGAGTTTGGACAATGGAGAATACACGCTGTCCATCATAGACCGGAAAGCCTCATCGAACTCCAAAATGATCCCATACACCGGAGGACATTacgaaaaataa